From the Deltaproteobacteria bacterium genome, one window contains:
- a CDS encoding endonuclease VII domain-containing protein, giving the protein MLYCGSLSHGVSSFCFGIGLPWRYPFLASDTRNNTLPAKGRKTTRPSCKECRVEIDGKQLRPEEKKRLAAIKPKDIFTCPICQKTSIVGITANFVIDHDHKTGAGREWICDSCNTGLGRFKDDHELIQRVIHYLKKYS; this is encoded by the coding sequence ATTCTCTATTGTGGCTCTTTGAGTCATGGGGTATCCTCCTTTTGTTTTGGTATTGGCTTACCATGGAGATACCCCTTTCTTGCTTCTGACACAAGAAATAATACATTACCCGCAAAAGGAAGAAAGACTACGCGACCATCATGTAAGGAATGCAGAGTAGAAATAGACGGAAAGCAGTTAAGGCCTGAAGAGAAGAAAAGATTAGCGGCTATAAAACCAAAAGACATATTCACTTGCCCGATATGTCAGAAAACGTCCATAGTAGGTATTACAGCTAATTTCGTAATAGACCATGACCATAAAACAGGTGCTGGAAGGGAATGGATTTGTGATAGTTGCAATACTGGGTTAGGTAGATTCAAAGATGACCACGAGTTGATTCAAAGAGTTATCCATTATCTTAAAAAATATTCTTGA
- a CDS encoding pyridoxamine 5'-phosphate oxidase family protein, producing MAEAYLELNEKLINFIKAQKIFFVATAPNDLKGEYVNLSPKGHDTFEILDNKTIVYADYPGSGNETAAHIQQNGKLTMMFTSFDKTPMVLRLYGRGEAIALDSPVGKELKEKLGSKVSQYVRQLILLHIEKVKTSCGYGVPYYQYIGERETMIEWCKKASITGKIKQYMGFLWKG from the coding sequence ATGGCTGAGGCATATCTGGAATTAAACGAAAAACTCATAAACTTTATCAAGGCGCAAAAAATATTTTTTGTTGCTACTGCGCCAAACGACCTGAAAGGCGAATATGTAAACCTGTCTCCTAAAGGCCATGATACGTTTGAGATTTTGGATAACAAAACTATTGTATACGCTGATTATCCCGGCAGCGGCAACGAAACCGCAGCGCATATTCAGCAGAATGGAAAACTGACCATGATGTTTACAAGCTTTGATAAAACACCGATGGTTCTCCGTCTCTATGGCCGTGGAGAGGCTATAGCGCTTGATAGCCCGGTGGGGAAAGAGCTTAAGGAAAAATTAGGCAGTAAGGTTTCTCAATATGTCCGCCAGTTGATACTCCTGCACATAGAAAAGGTGAAGACAAGCTGCGGTTACGGTGTGCCGTATTATCAATACATTGGTGAAAGAGAAACCATGATTGAGTGGTGTAAAAAGGCGAGTATTACAGGCAAGATTAAACAGTATATGGGGTTTTTATGGAAGGGATGA
- the nrdR gene encoding transcriptional regulator NrdR: MKCPFCSHIEDKVIDSRLSQDGDVTRRRRECLKCGKRFTTYERVEEALPLVIKKDGRRELFDRTKILNGIIRACEKRPVGIEAIEKVVGRIEKGFIETGEREIQSSAIGTAVMEEIKTLDEVAYVRFASVYREFRDINEFMKELKGLLEINKKKK, from the coding sequence GTGAAGTGTCCGTTTTGCAGCCATATAGAAGACAAAGTTATAGATTCCAGGCTTTCACAGGACGGCGATGTTACACGGCGGCGCAGGGAATGTCTGAAATGCGGTAAACGTTTTACAACCTATGAGAGGGTGGAAGAGGCGCTGCCTCTTGTTATTAAAAAAGACGGGAGGCGGGAGCTTTTTGACAGGACAAAGATATTAAACGGCATCATTAGGGCGTGCGAAAAAAGACCTGTCGGGATTGAGGCCATAGAAAAGGTGGTTGGCAGGATTGAAAAGGGTTTTATAGAGACGGGCGAGAGGGAGATACAAAGCTCTGCTATAGGGACCGCAGTGATGGAGGAGATTAAAACCCTTGACGAGGTGGCCTATGTAAGATTCGCCTCTGTTTACAGGGAGTTCAGGGATATAAATGAATTTATGAAAGAGCTGAAAGGGCTGCTTGAGATAAACAAAAAGAAAAAATGA
- the ribD gene encoding bifunctional diaminohydroxyphosphoribosylaminopyrimidine deaminase/5-amino-6-(5-phosphoribosylamino)uracil reductase RibD, protein MNPKSKIMQTAIALARKGIGKTSPNPAVGAVIVKNGRIIGKGYHKKAGRAHAEINALKQAGIKAKGAEMYVTLEPCNHFGRTPPCADAIIKAGIKKVFIGMKDPNPLVAGTGIRRLRSAGMDVEVDILEDECRGINEAYMKYITTKTPFVTLKLASTLDGKIATSTGESKWITGEIARRFAHRMRREADAVMVGIGTVLKDNPELTTRLVKGKDPIRIVVDSKLRIPVNAKVLNTQRGGIIIATTKERGQGSGGRGRKIKKIEAKGAEILALPSKTGEVDLKTLMKELGKREITNLIIEGGPTIAAASLKDGIVDKITIFYAPRILGKEGLPMIEGLGIRRLKDAVSLSRLECKRLGEDILVEGYIAHGS, encoded by the coding sequence ATGAATCCCAAATCCAAGATTATGCAAACTGCCATTGCCCTTGCCAGAAAAGGCATTGGCAAGACAAGCCCTAATCCGGCGGTAGGCGCCGTCATTGTAAAAAACGGCAGGATTATCGGCAAGGGTTATCACAAAAAAGCAGGCCGCGCCCATGCGGAGATAAATGCCTTAAAACAGGCGGGCATAAAGGCAAAAGGGGCAGAGATGTATGTGACACTCGAGCCGTGCAATCATTTCGGCAGAACCCCGCCATGCGCAGATGCTATAATAAAGGCAGGTATAAAAAAGGTTTTTATAGGAATGAAAGACCCGAACCCATTGGTGGCAGGAACGGGGATAAGGCGGCTCCGGAGCGCAGGAATGGATGTGGAGGTCGATATACTTGAGGATGAGTGCAGAGGTATCAATGAGGCATACATGAAATATATTACTACAAAAACACCATTTGTAACCTTAAAGCTTGCCTCAACTCTTGATGGGAAGATTGCAACCTCTACAGGGGAATCTAAGTGGATTACAGGGGAAATAGCCCGCAGATTTGCACACAGGATGAGAAGAGAAGCGGATGCAGTTATGGTTGGAATCGGAACTGTTTTAAAAGACAATCCTGAACTTACAACCCGCCTTGTCAAAGGCAAAGACCCTATCAGAATAGTTGTTGACAGTAAATTAAGGATACCTGTGAATGCCAAGGTTTTAAATACACAAAGAGGCGGTATAATTATAGCAACGACGAAAGAGAGGGGGCAGGGATCGGGGGGCAGGGGTCGGAAAATAAAAAAAATAGAAGCAAAAGGGGCGGAGATTCTGGCGCTTCCTTCAAAAACAGGAGAGGTGGATTTGAAGACCCTTATGAAGGAGCTTGGAAAGAGAGAGATAACAAACCTTATTATTGAAGGCGGCCCAACCATTGCCGCAGCGAGCCTTAAGGATGGCATTGTTGATAAAATTACAATCTTCTATGCGCCGCGGATTCTCGGAAAAGAAGGCTTGCCAATGATAGAAGGACTTGGTATAAGAAGACTAAAGGATGCTGTCTCTTTAAGCAGGCTTGAATGTAAGAGACTCGGAGAGGATATATTGGTGGAGGGGTATATAGCTCATGGTTCATAG
- a CDS encoding riboflavin synthase, with protein sequence MFTGIIQTVGKIKDIERKSGFARVTIEHNGNLSAINTGDSVAVDGACLTVVDFSPSVFRADISGETLRLTTLGNINAGEKVNLEKSLTPSTPLGGHFVTGHIDGIGFIKKKTISDEFAVIDFNIPGELQGQLAKKGSVAVDGISLTVVDIFENGFRTAVIPHTLRDTTLSGKTKGDNVNIETDIIAKYVQRFLLTYNKQGIDETFLKGHGFIEG encoded by the coding sequence ATGTTTACAGGCATAATACAGACTGTCGGTAAAATAAAAGATATTGAAAGGAAGAGCGGATTTGCCAGAGTAACCATTGAACATAATGGAAACCTCTCCGCTATAAATACAGGAGATAGTGTTGCCGTAGACGGCGCTTGCCTGACTGTTGTAGATTTTTCTCCTTCTGTTTTTAGGGCGGATATATCGGGAGAAACCTTGCGCCTTACAACCCTTGGAAATATCAATGCAGGCGAAAAGGTTAATCTTGAAAAATCCCTTACACCCTCAACGCCGCTTGGCGGGCATTTTGTTACAGGTCATATAGATGGTATCGGTTTTATCAAAAAAAAGACAATATCTGACGAATTTGCGGTGATAGACTTTAATATCCCTGGTGAATTGCAAGGCCAGCTTGCTAAAAAAGGCTCTGTTGCAGTGGATGGCATAAGTCTTACAGTGGTGGATATTTTTGAAAATGGATTCAGGACTGCCGTTATCCCCCACACATTGAGAGATACTACCCTGTCCGGCAAAACAAAAGGGGATAATGTCAATATAGAGACAGATATAATTGCAAAATATGTGCAGAGGTTTTTATTAACATATAATAAACAGGGCATTGACGAGACATTCTTAAAGGGACATGGGTTTATAGAGGGGTAA
- a CDS encoding DUF4388 domain-containing protein: MQEGVKGRLKDMSAADIIQTLYLGRRTAAVNIGSEEGAGRIFVENGNIVHASFRGLSGEDALYHLLSWEDGEFEIEMDVKTQEKTISANVEHLLLEGMKRLDEANKGGLDKERLFGVGEKESIHLIKRLIELGILKKREG, translated from the coding sequence ATGCAAGAAGGCGTAAAAGGCAGGCTCAAGGATATGAGCGCGGCAGACATTATACAGACGCTTTACCTGGGGCGCAGGACTGCGGCTGTAAACATAGGCTCGGAGGAAGGGGCAGGCAGGATATTTGTGGAAAATGGCAATATCGTCCATGCCTCGTTCAGAGGGCTTTCAGGCGAAGACGCCTTATATCATCTGCTCTCATGGGAGGACGGAGAATTTGAGATTGAAATGGATGTTAAAACGCAGGAAAAAACAATATCAGCCAATGTTGAACACCTGCTTCTTGAGGGCATGAAAAGGCTTGATGAAGCAAATAAGGGCGGCTTGGATAAAGAAAGGCTGTTTGGCGTCGGAGAAAAAGAATCTATCCATCTGATAAAAAGGCTGATTGAATTGGGCATCCTTAAAAAGAGGGAAGGATAA
- a CDS encoding GAF domain-containing protein, which translates to MDRVKHIAIIGANREGLSLLPTLLQDKTLNIEMIADNNKNALLFKLDELGYRLDIRTTSNLEDIKVLENLDIIINASEDAGLQEFLQQAEFRNVEKLSPLSAKLILGMKDKKLLLKEQGIESHAALLSSLREVVDAIRLTSDRKEVLSLILRLAIESTNAGKGSLMLLDKDSKYLKVEIAEGMEEEIIRKVKLPLGIGIAGKVAQDGKPLLISGKASEIEFQRVKERSDVKSALCVPLIMNGTVIGVINVNSTESIHTFTQDDLAFLTRLAGLATEVILRSKEYEEMRWNTIKFSLWKEINMLLGMSKSLEKRLNSVCDKLSKFIEDLGCSIYVFNEDTQMLHLKASSLVDMKAVGSFAINKGEGIDGWVANTGKGVILADKESQGDEIKKIYFSLPMMAEDKVAGVISGQLVSSKGLLPYQESFLKEISVPIAETINSHQKQERQFLKSNKMIAVDETGLEIISITDSEKLPNIIATAAAAIIGADGSTLRIRHNGTTKYQLRAARGLDDEKIRASFLPAEKDILHEVIKTRKAVIKDFSKETSPLVVSLLSYPLKREGKVTGVLTLFNKIAPGTFYPEHFTKTDMEILGRFMVYVEKALLNIMLQEEGKNRAQDMLDGIMIGKEFLERRAEEEISRAKRFGKRFMLMIIHIPNLNTYNQEQEKGKKLIAAILDVLKEKVRNFDVVAKLDNERLAVLFLESDEGAIRLVSKLCNAVEDGKLFDKSLFKEEIGIRYGYAIFPDDGETVEALLKKAGPRVEIKVTGDADKWI; encoded by the coding sequence TTGGACAGGGTAAAACACATAGCAATAATAGGGGCAAACAGGGAAGGCTTAAGTCTTCTGCCAACCCTTCTGCAGGACAAGACCCTCAATATAGAGATGATTGCAGACAATAATAAAAATGCCCTTCTTTTTAAACTTGATGAGCTTGGCTACAGGCTTGACATACGCACCACATCCAACCTTGAAGATATAAAAGTCCTTGAGAATCTGGACATTATCATCAATGCATCTGAGGATGCCGGTCTCCAGGAATTTCTCCAGCAGGCTGAATTCCGCAATGTTGAAAAACTCAGCCCCCTGAGCGCAAAGCTCATCTTGGGCATGAAGGATAAAAAGCTGCTGCTTAAGGAGCAAGGGATTGAGAGCCATGCCGCGCTTCTCTCCTCACTCAGGGAGGTTGTTGACGCCATAAGGCTTACAAGCGACAGGAAGGAGGTTCTCTCATTAATCTTAAGACTTGCCATAGAATCCACAAATGCGGGAAAAGGTTCCCTCATGCTCCTGGACAAGGACAGCAAATATCTTAAGGTGGAAATAGCAGAGGGGATGGAAGAAGAGATTATCAGGAAGGTGAAACTTCCCCTCGGTATAGGGATTGCCGGAAAGGTTGCACAGGACGGCAAACCCCTCCTCATATCCGGAAAGGCGTCTGAAATAGAATTCCAGCGGGTAAAAGAGCGCAGCGATGTCAAAAGCGCGCTGTGCGTCCCTTTAATAATGAACGGCACAGTAATAGGCGTCATAAATGTGAACAGCACCGAGTCAATACATACCTTTACTCAGGACGACCTTGCATTTCTCACAAGGCTTGCCGGCCTTGCAACCGAGGTTATCCTTCGCTCAAAAGAATATGAGGAGATGAGATGGAATACCATCAAATTCAGCCTCTGGAAAGAAATAAACATGCTGCTCGGGATGAGCAAATCGCTGGAAAAAAGGCTGAACAGTGTATGCGACAAATTGTCGAAATTCATAGAAGACCTCGGCTGTTCAATATATGTATTTAATGAGGACACACAGATGCTTCACCTTAAGGCATCGAGCCTCGTGGATATGAAAGCGGTTGGCTCATTTGCCATAAACAAAGGCGAAGGCATAGATGGATGGGTGGCAAACACCGGCAAAGGTGTAATACTCGCCGACAAGGAAAGCCAAGGAGATGAGATTAAGAAGATATATTTCTCCCTCCCCATGATGGCGGAAGACAAGGTGGCGGGTGTCATCAGCGGGCAACTGGTTTCATCAAAAGGGCTTCTGCCATATCAGGAGTCATTCTTAAAAGAGATCAGCGTACCCATTGCTGAAACAATAAACAGCCACCAGAAACAGGAAAGGCAGTTTTTAAAATCAAACAAGATGATAGCAGTGGATGAAACAGGGCTGGAAATAATCTCCATCACAGACTCTGAGAAACTGCCAAACATAATTGCCACAGCCGCGGCAGCCATTATCGGGGCAGACGGCTCAACACTAAGGATAAGGCATAATGGAACAACAAAATACCAGCTTCGCGCCGCCCGCGGCCTTGATGATGAAAAAATACGGGCCTCGTTCCTGCCGGCAGAAAAGGATATACTCCATGAGGTAATTAAGACCAGAAAGGCCGTTATAAAGGATTTTTCAAAAGAGACAAGTCCCCTTGTGGTCTCGCTTTTATCTTATCCACTTAAGAGAGAGGGAAAGGTAACCGGGGTTCTCACATTGTTTAATAAGATTGCGCCGGGAACGTTCTACCCTGAACACTTCACTAAAACAGATATGGAAATACTTGGCAGATTTATGGTTTATGTAGAAAAGGCGCTGTTGAATATAATGCTGCAGGAAGAAGGAAAAAACAGGGCGCAGGATATGCTGGATGGAATTATGATTGGAAAAGAATTTTTAGAAAGGCGTGCAGAAGAAGAGATTAGCAGGGCAAAAAGGTTTGGGAAGAGGTTTATGCTTATGATTATACATATACCAAACTTAAACACATATAACCAGGAGCAGGAAAAAGGGAAAAAACTGATTGCCGCAATCCTCGATGTTTTAAAGGAAAAGGTGAGAAACTTTGATGTCGTGGCAAAGTTGGATAACGAAAGGCTTGCAGTCCTGTTTTTAGAGTCTGACGAAGGGGCTATACGGTTAGTCAGCAAGCTATGCAATGCTGTAGAGGATGGAAAACTTTTTGATAAAAGTCTTTTCAAAGAAGAAATCGGAATCCGATACGGATACGCAATATTTCCTGATGACGGCGAAACAGTTGAGGCGCTTCTCAAAAAAGCCGGCCCAAGGGTGGAAATAAAGGTTACAGGAGATGCGGACAAATGGATATAG
- the moaD gene encoding molybdopterin converting factor subunit 1, whose product MIIKVRFFSMLKGKVGKEEASLSIPENTSAYQLKNILKNEFPAIAEFIDKNIMISVNQEFADKNTIIKDGDEVALLPPFSGG is encoded by the coding sequence ATGATAATTAAAGTAAGATTTTTCTCAATGCTGAAAGGGAAGGTGGGTAAAGAAGAGGCAAGCCTGTCTATCCCGGAAAACACCTCTGCTTATCAGTTAAAAAATATACTAAAAAATGAATTTCCTGCAATAGCGGAATTTATTGATAAAAATATTATGATTTCTGTCAATCAGGAATTTGCCGATAAAAACACCATTATAAAAGACGGCGATGAGGTGGCGCTATTGCCGCCATTCTCAGGCGGATAA
- a CDS encoding molybdenum cofactor biosynthesis protein MoaE produces MDLIRIQKEDFQVSAEVERVKAASKSIGGIVVFVGTARDISKGTEIVKLDFEHYPVMAEKKLKEIRDTALKNFNIIEMGIVHRIGHINIGENIVLIVAAAQHRNDAFMACEWAITELKRITPIWKKETTKKGEIWVEEHP; encoded by the coding sequence ATGGATTTGATAAGGATACAAAAAGAAGATTTTCAGGTAAGCGCGGAAGTGGAGCGGGTCAAAGCTGCGTCTAAAAGCATAGGCGGCATCGTTGTATTTGTTGGCACGGCACGAGATATATCAAAAGGTACGGAGATAGTAAAACTTGATTTTGAACATTATCCAGTCATGGCGGAAAAAAAACTGAAAGAGATTAGAGATACGGCGCTGAAAAATTTCAACATAATTGAGATGGGAATAGTCCATAGAATCGGACATATAAACATCGGGGAAAATATTGTTTTAATCGTAGCGGCGGCGCAGCATAGAAATGATGCATTTATGGCATGTGAGTGGGCAATAACAGAACTCAAGAGGATTACCCCTATATGGAAAAAAGAGACGACAAAAAAAGGGGAGATCTGGGTGGAGGAACATCCATGA
- the mog gene encoding molybdopterin adenylyltransferase, producing the protein MITVGILTMSDKGSRGEREDLSGKEIEKMIKDLPAKVMAYEIIPDEADIIKKKIIEFVDKKKVDLILTTGGTGVSPRDVTPEATKAVIDRELPGMAEAMRMESLKKTQNAMISRAVCGIRKQTLIINLPGSPKAVRENLAVVLPAINHAVEKIKGSQEECGKT; encoded by the coding sequence ATGATTACCGTCGGCATATTAACAATGAGCGATAAGGGTTCTCGCGGGGAGCGGGAAGACTTAAGCGGCAAGGAAATAGAGAAAATGATTAAAGACCTTCCTGCGAAGGTAATGGCATACGAAATAATCCCTGACGAGGCTGATATTATAAAGAAAAAAATTATAGAATTTGTGGATAAAAAGAAAGTAGATTTAATACTTACCACAGGCGGCACAGGCGTAAGCCCAAGGGATGTTACGCCAGAGGCAACAAAGGCTGTCATAGACAGAGAACTCCCCGGCATGGCAGAGGCAATGAGAATGGAAAGCCTTAAAAAAACCCAAAATGCAATGATATCAAGGGCTGTCTGCGGAATCCGCAAACAAACCCTTATCATAAACCTTCCCGGAAGCCCAAAGGCCGTAAGGGAAAATCTTGCAGTAGTCCTGCCTGCAATAAATCATGCTGTGGAGAAGATAAAGGGAAGTCAGGAGGAGTGCGGAAAGACTTAA
- a CDS encoding HigA family addiction module antitoxin — MMHNPPHPGEVIKKLCIEPLGITITEAANAIGVSRKAFSELLNGHTGVSPEMAVRLSIAFDTTPESWLAQQMQYDLWRVKQSRKKIKVKHLKAA; from the coding sequence ATGATGCACAATCCGCCGCACCCGGGAGAGGTTATAAAGAAGCTTTGTATAGAGCCGTTAGGTATTACCATAACAGAAGCGGCAAATGCCATTGGTGTAAGCCGCAAGGCTTTTTCTGAACTGCTTAACGGGCATACCGGCGTAAGCCCTGAAATGGCAGTAAGGCTTTCCATTGCCTTTGATACTACGCCGGAGAGCTGGCTTGCACAGCAGATGCAGTATGATCTATGGAGGGTAAAACAGAGTCGAAAGAAGATAAAGGTTAAACATCTAAAGGCCGCTTAA